A DNA window from Anastrepha obliqua isolate idAnaObli1 chromosome 5, idAnaObli1_1.0, whole genome shotgun sequence contains the following coding sequences:
- the LOC129247908 gene encoding sodium/hydrogen exchanger 8, protein MSRQKLIVYNLALVVCLLLGNSIVGTSSSDVNGSEGAVANSDNINDTIFPNDSAAEHSPTGNQNVAESGGASKEIQNSIQANTTASQLNVTSATNTSISGVPIANSNTTSGVPTNTTTTITPTAANSTQNATTPTADPPLPDQHAVEQEHNSSLSLFFVICVIMLGILLIHSMLQTGFQYLPESIVVVFLGALIGLLLKVMSGENASWKREEVFSPTGFFLVLLPPIIFESGYNLHKGNFFQNIGSILVFAIFGTTISALVIGAGCYLLGVAEVAYRLDFSESFAFGSLISAVDPVATVAIFHALDVDPILNMLVFGESILNDAISIVLTTSITQSANTPANTQATTGEEIFSALRTFCEMFFASAGIGVIFALISALLLKYVDLRKHPSLEFAMMLMFTYAPYVLAEGIHLSGIMAILFCGIVMSHYTHFNLSTVTQITMQQTMRTLSFIAETCVFAYLGLAIFSFKHQVELSFVIWSIVLCLIGRACNIFPLAFLVNKFREHKITNKMQFIMWFSGLRGAISYALSLHLDLPNDETRRVLITTTLIIVLFTTLFFGGSTMPLLKYLKPGKKRRTRSGRTANSTSVVRNGASRVRKRTKSISLSKTREWGQAIDSEHLSELTEEEDVSFAQTRVGGFGRMDRKFFIPFFTRRFNSQELHECKSQMADLTNKWYQAIRISPLDSDESDEELGMSASTSQSTLTAPRS, encoded by the exons ATGTCTAGGCAAAAGCTGATTGTATATAACCTTGCGTTGGTTGTTTGCCTTTTGTTGGGCAATTCTATTGTGGGCACAAGTTCAAGCGATGTTAATGGCAGTGAGGGAGCAGTGGCAAATAGTGACAACATAAATGATACGATATTCCCAAATGACTCAGCAGCTGAGCATTCGCCAACAGGCAACCAGAATGTAGCAGAAAGTGGTGGCGCATCCAAGGAGATACAGAATAGCATACAAGCAAATACCACAGCCAGCCAATTAAATGTTACATCTGCAACGAACACATCCATATCAGGAGTACCGATCGCGAATTCAAATACTACAAGCGGCGTTCCAACAAACACGACTACGACTATAACGCCAACGGCGGCAAACAGTACGCAGAATGCCACAACACCTACCGCTGATCCGCCACTACCAGATCAACATGCCGTGGAGCAGGAACACAATTCATCACTTTCGCTCTTCTTCGTCATTTGTGTTATTATGTTGGGTATTTTGCTCATACACTCAATGCTGCAAACCGGCTTCCAGTATTTACCCGAAAGCATTGTAGTTGTATTCCTGGGTGCGCTAATTGGGCTTCTACTCAAAGTGATGTCAGGTGAAAATGCGAGCTGGAAGCGTGAAGAAGTTTTTTCACCGACGGGATTCTTTTTGGTGCTATTACCGCCAATTATATTCGAATCTGGTTACAATTTGCACAAAGGCaactttttccaaaacattGGTTCGATTTTAGTATTTGCCATATTTGGCACGACCATCTCGGCGTTGGTTATTGGGGCTGGCTGTTATTTGCTAGGTGTGGCGGAGGTTGCATATAG gCTTGACTTctctgaatctttcgcatttgGTTCGCTAATATCGGCTGTGGATCCAGTAGCCACTGTGGCCATATTCCACGCGCTGGACGTAGATCCCATTCTCAACATGTTGGTGTTTGGCGAAAGCATATTAAACGACGCCATTTCGATTGTGCTTACCACATCGATCACCCAATCGGCCAATACGCCCGCTAACACACAGGCCACTACAGGTGAGGAAATCTTTTCCGCACTCCGAACATTCTGTGAAATGTTTTTCGCCTCCGCTGGCATTGGTGTAATTTTCGCGCTTATATCGGCGCTGCTGCTGAAGTATGTTGATTTGCGTAAGCATCCGTCGCTGGAGTTCGCCATGATGCTGATGTTCACCTACGCACCTTATGTACTGGCTGAGGGTATACATTTGAGCGGCATTATGGCCATATTATTCTGCGGCATCGTCATGTCGCACTACACACATTTCAATCTCTCCACCGTCACACAGATTACAATGCAACAAACAATGCGTACACTCTCCTTTATTGCTGAAACCTGCGTTTTCGCATACTTGGGATTGGCCATATTCTCATTCAAGCATCAGGTAGAACTCTCCTTTGTGATCTGGTCGATTGTGTTGTGCCTGATTGGTCGCGCGTGTAACATATTTCCATTGGCTTTCTTGGTGAATAAATTCCGGGAACACAAAATTACCAACAAAATGCAATTCATCATGTGGTTCTCAGGCTTACGTGGAGCCATTTCATATGCACTATCCTTGCATTTGGATTTGCCCAATGATGAAACACGGCGTGTGCTCATCACCACAACGCTAATTATTGTGCTCTTCACTACGCTTTTCTTCGGCGGCTCAACTATGCCGCTACTGAAATACCTCAAACCTGGGAAAAAGCGCCGCACACGCTCCGGACGTACTGCCAACTCTACGAGCGTAGTACGCAATGGGGCCTCGCGTGTACGAAAACGTACAAAATCTATATCGCTTTCGAAGACTCGTGAATGGGGACAAGCCATtgattctgaacacttatccgAATTGACGGAGGAGGAAGATGTGTCCTTTGCACAAACTCGTGTCGGTGGATTCGGTCGTATGGATCGTAAATTTTTCATACCATTTTTCACTCGTCGCTTCAACAGCCAAGAGCTGCATGAGTGCAAGTCACAAATGGCCGATTTGACCAACAAATGGTATCAAGCGATACGCATTAGTCCGCTGGATTCGGACGAGTCGGACGAGGAGTTGGGCATGTCAGCGAGCACGAGCCAAAGCACATTAACTGCGCCTCGTTCTTAA